GCAAGGCCGGCATCCCGGTCCGCTGGCTGCTCACCCACCAGGCCGGGTTGCCCGCGCTGCCCCGCATGCCGCTGGCCGACGTCTACGCCTGGCACCCGGTGGTCGAGCGGCTGGCCGAGGCCGTGCCGGAGTGGGAGCCGGGGACCGCGATCGGCTACCACGCGCTGACATTCGGCTGGCTGGTCGGCGAGGTGGTCCGGCGTGCGGACGGCCGTACCCCCGGGGTGTTCTTCCGGGAGGAGATCGCGGCGCCGCTCGGGCTGGACCTGCACGTCGGCCTGCCGGCGTCCGAACTGGACCGGCTCGCCACCCTGATCACGTCGCCGGGGGAGCGGGCCGTGCTCGCCGCGCTGGACCCGGCCGCGCTGCGGACCCGCACGCTGGTGATCAGCGAGGAGCCGCTCGACCTGTCCGAGCCGGCCGCGCTGACCTGCGAGATCCCGTCCGTCAACGGCGTCTGCACGGCCGCCGCGCTGGCCCGCTTCTACGCCGCGCTGATCGGCGAGGTGGACGGCGTGCGCGTCCTCGCGCCGGCGACGCTGGCGACGGCCACGGCGGAGGCCGCGGCCGGGCCTGACGTGATCATGGAGGTGCCGAGCCGGAGCGGGCTCGGCTTCGGGCTGCCGTCGCCGGACCTGCCGTGGTACTCGCCGTCCGCGTTCGGCTGGCCCGGGCACGGCGGCTCGATCGGGTACGCCGACCCGGAGACCGGCGTCGCGTTCGGCTACGTGCCGAACCGCATGCACGCCGACTATGCGGAACCGGACACCCGCGCGGCGAACCTGATCCGGGCGGTGAACGCGTCGATCAGGTAGGACCCTCGCGAAACCGGCATACTCCCGCGGCCGTCCGGGAACGATCCGGGCAGTCGACGAGAGGGGTCCTGACATGAGGCGTCCGTTCCGGGTCATCACGGCGGCCGCGCTGTTGTGCACCGTCACGGCCTGCGCCGGCGATGCCGGCCAGGAGGCCGCGGGCGAGCCCGGGCCGGTTGCCGGGACGCGCAGCACGGCGCCGGTGCCGGCCGGCTCGGTGGCCGGCGTGGCCGGCGGCGAGGCCTGCACCGGCGAGGACATCCGGGCGGCGGCGACCGTGCAGGACGCCGGCGTGGCGCTGCTGGCGATCACGAACGCGTCCGACGGCCCGTGCACGCTGGACGGCCGCCCCACGCTCGGCCTGCGGGCCGCGGACGGCAGCGCGCTCACGGTGCCGGTCGAGGAGGTCGAGCAGCCCGGCCCGGCCACGGCCACGGCGCTCGACCCGGGCGAGACCGCGTTCGCCGGCTTCAAGTGGACGATCTGCGACCTGGGCGCGTCCGGCTGCGCGGTGGCCACCACGCTCACCGTCTCGCCGCCCGGCGGCGGCACGCCGGTCAACGCCACGATCACCGGCGTCGAGGGCGGCGACCAGGCCGTCGAGCGGCTGCCGGTCAGCGGCCTCCAGGTCGGCACGATCCAGCCGTCCACCCAGGGCGTCGTCGCCTGGTGACCCGTCAGCCGAGCCGGGCGGTGAGCACCACCGGGCCGTCCGGCGCCGGCTGATCGTTCTCGGAC
This genomic window from Catenuloplanes niger contains:
- a CDS encoding serine hydrolase domain-containing protein codes for the protein MTDIHGTVAPGYERVAEAFAANMAREAGAAVAVYRAGERVVDLWGGVADPATGRRWERDTLQVVFSTTKAVPATVALVLAERGVLDLDAPVAAYWPEFARHGKAGIPVRWLLTHQAGLPALPRMPLADVYAWHPVVERLAEAVPEWEPGTAIGYHALTFGWLVGEVVRRADGRTPGVFFREEIAAPLGLDLHVGLPASELDRLATLITSPGERAVLAALDPAALRTRTLVISEEPLDLSEPAALTCEIPSVNGVCTAAALARFYAALIGEVDGVRVLAPATLATATAEAAAGPDVIMEVPSRSGLGFGLPSPDLPWYSPSAFGWPGHGGSIGYADPETGVAFGYVPNRMHADYAEPDTRAANLIRAVNASIR
- a CDS encoding DUF4232 domain-containing protein; amino-acid sequence: MRRPFRVITAAALLCTVTACAGDAGQEAAGEPGPVAGTRSTAPVPAGSVAGVAGGEACTGEDIRAAATVQDAGVALLAITNASDGPCTLDGRPTLGLRAADGSALTVPVEEVEQPGPATATALDPGETAFAGFKWTICDLGASGCAVATTLTVSPPGGGTPVNATITGVEGGDQAVERLPVSGLQVGTIQPSTQGVVAW